A single window of Martelella sp. NC20 DNA harbors:
- a CDS encoding sigma-70 family RNA polymerase sigma factor, producing MRSLADLSVEEMTQCLKRVGRTQDMAAYEQLFRHFGPRIRGYMLKRASDPALAEELMQETMMMVWRKARLFDPERGNASAWIFTVARNVRVDSLRKARRPEFDPQDPALVPDAPEAPDARFEQDQDAARMRAAIAGLPEEQAELLRMSFFEDVSHSMIAERLDLPLGTVKSRIRAAFSRLRAALGENR from the coding sequence TAGAGGAAATGACCCAGTGCCTGAAGCGCGTCGGACGGACGCAGGACATGGCTGCCTATGAGCAGCTGTTCCGCCATTTCGGCCCGCGCATTCGCGGCTATATGCTGAAACGGGCCTCGGACCCGGCGCTTGCCGAGGAACTGATGCAGGAAACCATGATGATGGTATGGCGCAAGGCCAGGCTCTTCGATCCCGAGCGCGGCAATGCATCGGCGTGGATCTTCACCGTTGCGCGAAATGTCAGGGTCGACAGCCTTCGAAAGGCGCGCCGGCCGGAATTCGACCCGCAGGATCCGGCACTGGTTCCCGACGCGCCCGAAGCGCCAGATGCCCGGTTCGAGCAGGACCAGGATGCAGCGCGGATGCGCGCCGCGATCGCCGGCCTGCCGGAGGAGCAGGCCGAGCTTTTGCGGATGTCGTTTTTCGAGGATGTGTCTCACAGCATGATTGCCGAACGGCTGGACCTGCCGCTGGGCACCGTCAAATCCAGAATCAGAGCAGCATTTTCCAGGCTGCGAGCCGCGCTTGGAGAAAACCGATGA
- a CDS encoding ChrR family anti-sigma-E factor yields the protein MKTGTIHHHISEALLLEYAAGSLEEGWSLAVATHLALCPHCRAKLRLMEAAGGALIEEAAPETAGVSEDASWAALVDRLKTADVDTGVAAKPASAASGALLIPEPLRSYVGGSLKDAPWRRLGLYAHQAQIATEDEDIQVRLLRVDAGKPLPEHSHGGRELTLVLSGSFTAEGQVYGPGDFEEEDDETVHSPVVGPESECICLVVTDAPLRFQSRLMRMLQPLLGI from the coding sequence ATGAAGACCGGCACCATCCATCATCATATCAGCGAAGCGCTTCTGCTCGAATATGCGGCAGGCAGCCTTGAAGAGGGCTGGTCGCTCGCGGTCGCGACCCATCTGGCGCTTTGTCCGCATTGCCGCGCAAAACTTCGGCTTATGGAAGCGGCGGGCGGCGCGTTGATAGAGGAAGCCGCGCCGGAAACGGCTGGCGTCTCCGAGGATGCGTCATGGGCGGCGCTTGTGGACCGGCTGAAGACGGCAGACGTCGATACGGGCGTCGCGGCCAAACCGGCATCAGCCGCTTCAGGCGCATTGCTCATACCCGAGCCGCTTCGCTCCTATGTCGGCGGCTCGCTCAAGGACGCACCGTGGCGTCGTCTCGGGCTCTATGCCCATCAGGCGCAGATTGCGACCGAAGACGAAGACATTCAGGTGCGTCTGCTGAGGGTCGATGCCGGCAAGCCGCTGCCCGAACACAGCCATGGCGGCCGTGAACTGACGCTGGTGCTGAGCGGAAGCTTTACCGCCGAAGGCCAGGTCTATGGGCCCGGCGATTTCGAGGAGGAGGACGACGAGACTGTACATAGCCCGGTCGTCGGTCCCGAATCCGAATGTATCTGCCTTGTCGTGACCGATGCGCCGCTCCGGTTCCAGAGCCGGTTGATGCGCATGCTCCAGCCGCTTCTGGGTATCTGA
- a CDS encoding DUF2177 family protein: MKRSLIAFAFTAICFSALDFIWLGTVAFDFYQSEIGPLLLPSPNWNAGLSFYFMYLIGICYFAVLPGAKAGAALRGLVNGALFGLMAYGTYDLTNMATLAGWSWTVVAVDMAWGAFATGLTGFVASVATLKLTRRPA, translated from the coding sequence ATGAAACGTTCCCTGATCGCCTTCGCGTTTACGGCAATCTGCTTTTCCGCGCTGGATTTCATCTGGCTGGGCACGGTCGCGTTCGATTTCTACCAGTCCGAAATCGGCCCGCTGCTGCTGCCATCCCCGAACTGGAACGCCGGCCTGAGTTTCTATTTCATGTATCTGATCGGCATATGCTATTTCGCCGTGCTGCCCGGCGCGAAAGCCGGCGCGGCTCTGAGGGGCCTCGTCAATGGCGCGCTTTTCGGGCTGATGGCCTATGGCACCTACGATCTCACCAACATGGCGACCCTTGCCGGCTGGTCGTGGACCGTCGTCGCGGTCGATATGGCATGGGGCGCATTCGCCACCGGGCTGACCGGTTTCGTCGCTTCTGTTGCAACATTGAAGCTCACGCGCCGCCCGGCTTGA
- a CDS encoding IMPACT family protein encodes MFKLKGPATSEREIRKSRFATIAAPVDDEAAARAFIAENSFADATHNCWAWRIGTEYRFSDDGEPGGTAGKPILQAIEGQEVDCVAVLVSRWFGGVKLGTGGLARAYGGSAAECLRLAEKLPVVAMTALVLPVAFSDLALVVARLQAFKGLVVGRRDFTETGADFHLQVPEVDAPALEELVRELTNGRSNARFDED; translated from the coding sequence ATGTTCAAGCTGAAAGGCCCCGCGACATCGGAGCGGGAGATCAGGAAAAGCCGCTTTGCCACCATTGCCGCGCCGGTTGACGACGAGGCCGCGGCAAGGGCGTTCATCGCAGAAAACAGCTTCGCCGACGCCACCCACAATTGCTGGGCGTGGCGCATTGGAACCGAATATCGCTTCTCTGATGACGGCGAGCCGGGCGGGACGGCAGGAAAACCGATCCTTCAGGCAATCGAGGGGCAGGAGGTCGATTGTGTTGCGGTGTTGGTTTCGCGCTGGTTCGGCGGCGTGAAGCTTGGCACGGGCGGGCTTGCGCGCGCCTATGGCGGCAGCGCGGCGGAATGCCTGCGGCTGGCCGAAAAGCTGCCGGTGGTGGCGATGACGGCGTTGGTTCTGCCCGTCGCGTTCTCCGATCTGGCGCTGGTCGTGGCCAGGCTCCAGGCGTTCAAAGGCCTGGTGGTGGGCAGGCGCGATTTTACCGAAACGGGCGCCGATTTTCATCTGCAGGTGCCGGAAGTGGATGCCCCGGCGCTGGAAGAACTTGTGCGTGAACTGACGAACGGCCGTAGCAACGCCAGATTCGACGAGGACTGA